Proteins encoded together in one Carya illinoinensis cultivar Pawnee chromosome 3, C.illinoinensisPawnee_v1, whole genome shotgun sequence window:
- the LOC122305441 gene encoding uncharacterized protein LOC122305441 — MSVEVLDAATIFNFVDDEEAFEISVSDRFAHLDTNHDGLLSYVEMLKELQCLRVIETHFGIDVKPDPDELARVYDSLFMQFDHDSNGTVDLVEFKEETKRMMLAVANGMGFLPVQMILEEDSFLKKAVDRESTRVAV; from the coding sequence ATGAGCGTAGAAGTTTTGGATGCTGCCACCATCTTCAACTTCGTTGATGATGAAGAAGCATTCGAAATCTCGGTATCTGACCGTTTTGCTCACCTTGACACTAACCATGATGGTCTTCTCTCCTATGTAGAGATGTTGAAGGAGCTTCAGTGTCTGAGGGTCATTGAGACCCATTTCGGCATCGACGTGAAGCCAGACCCAGATGAGCTAGCTCGTGTATATGATTCCCTATTCATGCAGTTCGATCATGACTCTAATGGGACGGTCGATCTGGTGGAGTTCAAGGAGGAAACCAAGAGAATGATGCTTGCTGTGGCCAACGGCATGGGGTTCTTGCCGGTTCAGATGATCCTGGAAGAGGATAGCTTCCTGAAGAAAGCCGTTGATCGAGAATCCACAAGGGTGGCGGTTTAA